One window of Bactrocera tryoni isolate S06 chromosome 2, CSIRO_BtryS06_freeze2, whole genome shotgun sequence genomic DNA carries:
- the LOC120768996 gene encoding laminin subunit beta-1 has protein sequence MSKSQRGSTYGCRLNCYNNNSTSIRTLIAVCLFVLLSSCAISTTQAQRLTGRRDRPLNPPREYKKTHPCERSSCYPATGNLLIGRENRLTASSTCGIHSPERFCILSHLQDKKCFLCDTREDTRNDPYKNHRIGQIIYKTKPGTNLPTWWQSENGKENVTIQLDLEAEFHFTHLIITFTTFRPAAMLIERSFDFGQTWHVYRYFAYDCAESFPGVPIVLRNITDVMCTSRYSHVEPSRNGEVIFRVLPPNINVSDPYATHVQNMLKMTNLRINFTKLHKLGDNLLDNRLEMEEKYYYGISNMVVRGSCSCYGHASQCLPLEGTQSNEYDMVHGRCQCTHNTKGLNCETCEDFFNDLPWKPAFGKQTNACKKCECNDHAVSCHFDEKVFEQSGRISGGVCDNCMHNTQGQHCEECMPFFYRDPEQDIRSPEVCRPCDCDLNGALDEGICDSVNDPENGVEAGACHCKTNVKGRRCNLCKDGFWNLLPENPDGCEQCTCNTLGTIDNSGCNMYTGECTCKRLVTGKDCNQCAPQTYGLSESEDGCTPCACDVGGSYDNFCDVITGQCRCRPHMTGRNCSQPKQNYFIPPLHVVHDVEFADVCVSLNNNGNCTVVPYQPLPDRLPDYTGIGFTRVPENSEFIITVDDIPSSMPYDVVIRYQTTSRDDWEKAYITLVRNDEVDPNGVCALSVQPGSSVYETRIPFTLPERDRQVVALRNVCLEANKVYKFKIHFERRRQNEDNPSATIMIDSLTLVPRIEVTSVFTGSIAADLRRREYIQMGCNQSLYDMRYTNIVDPRCRDLENFASTEIHDGASMCNCNPTGALSKECDPHGGFCQCKPNVMGRQCDQCAPGTYGFGPEGCKACDCNSIGSKDNNCDLITGQCACHPNTYGRECDQCQPGYWNFPNCQSCECNGHAQQCDAHTGQCINCLDFTSGYGCDACLEGYYGNPLLGSEIGCRACRCPDTVASGNTHAEGCSLDTRNNNMICHCKEGYDGGRCEVCADNYFGDAETPGGSCQKCDCSNNIDLYDTGNCDRRTGQCLKCLYDTTGDHCELCRNGYFGDALQQNCVQCDCDFLGTNKTIMHCDRFTGQCPCLPNVQGIRCDECAVNHWKIASGEGCEACECDPIGSLSEQCNRYTGQCECRDGFGGRACNQCQSNYWGNPNEKCQPCECDPYGSADFQCDRETGQCVCHEGMGGYKCNECARGYQGRFPHCAPCGECFNNWDLILHGLEDATAEAIQRAKEIKLVGATGAYTAEFSTLDKKLQNIRDLLQNTTVSLHDIDALDKEGAELKEKLQASHSKLLETEENLENIHSSLSLSTVELEALRNQSELVKKLSKELKENGIQLQESNIEGALNLTRNAFERVLDLSTVKNEAEDFATNTDRNCKRVETLSNKIKDEQATITANDGIIADYRDELSTLTSMIPGLNNEVCDKSGDPCDSLCGGAGCGSCGGLSCEHGALTRTEKALKVAKDTEQIIKDKKDVADQTIRSLFQAKVNASEGYQKAKSAFEDAERYLNRTNENIKKGEATIEQLNNFINNNTALPSESRDIALQTLMLDLKLDPEEIQVLGGKINDAVSSLKNVESIIYNTRGDLARVNELQAKANTTKETANEILDTANSVVKNLDDADASQLKAIDAISQANVNIELAAKDLDQIDLETSEAEAPANATAQQVEELAKQVSRIQKNILKNELDAKEIKNEAIAVKEAALKGREYSNQLQSATNLVNQTLTDRARSSESARERAKKLLQRASKLTVDTNDKLSQLQVMQDVYLEKNNTLQKLQDALKPLNDELTLSLQQIQEHADRYRLCTG, from the coding sequence ATGTCGAAGTCACAACGCGGCAGCACATATGGCTGCCGCCTcaactgctacaacaacaacagcaccagcATCAGAACGCTTATCGCCGTTTGCCTGTTCGTATTGCTGAGCAGTTGTGCGATATCAACGACACAGGCACAGCGACTGACCGGGCGTCGCGATCGTCCACTGAATCCGCCTAGAGAATACAAAAAGACACATCCATGTGAACGTTCCTCATGCTACCCGGCAACGGGTAATCTATTGATTGGACGTGAAAATCGTCTGACCGCCTCGTCCACTTGTGGCATACATTCGCCGGAACGTTTCTGTATACTTTCGCATTTGCAGGATAAGAAGTGTTTCTTGTGCGACACACGTGAGGATACGCGCAACGATCCCTATAAGAATCATCGTATCGGACAAATTATCTACAAAACGAAACCGGGCACAAATCTGCCGACCTGGTGGCAATCGGAAAACGGCAAGGAAAATGTGACCATACAATTGGATTTGGAGGCCGAGTTTCACTTTACTCACTTGATTATCACGTTCACCACTTTTCGTCCGGCGGCTATGTTGATCGAGCGCTCGTTTGATTTCGGTCAAACTTGGCATGTATACCGTTACTTCGCTTACGATTGCGCGGAGTCATTCCCCGGTGTGCCGATTGTGTTGCGCAACATCACCGATGTTATGTGTACATCGCGCTATTCCCACGTAGAGCCTTCACGCAACGGTGAAGTGATCTTCCGTGTGCTGCCGCCAAACATCAATGTGTCCGACCCGTATGCGACACACGTGCAAAATATGTTGAAGATGACCAATTTACGTATCAATTTCACTAAACTGCATAAACTGGGTGATAATCTGCTGGACAATCGGCTGGAAATGGAGGAGAAATATTACTATGGTATCAGCAACATGGTGGTACGTGGCTCCTGCTCTTGCTACGGTCACGCCTCGCAGTGTCTGCCACTGGAAGGCACGCAATCGAATGAATACGATATGGTACATGGCCGTTGCCAGTGCACACATAATACTAAAGGTTTGAATTGTGAGACTTGCGAAGACTTCTTCAATGATCTACCATGGAAACCGGCTTTCGGTAAACAGACCAATGCCTGCAAGAAATGCGAATGTAATGACCATGCGGTCAGCTGTCATTTCGATGAGAAGGTCTTCGAACAATCGGGACGCATTTCGGGTGGTGTGTGCGACAACTGCATGCACAATACGCAGGGTCAGCATTGTGAGGAGTGTATGCCGTTCTTCTATCGTGATCCCGAGCAGGATATACGCAGTCCGGAAGTGTGCAGACCATGTGATTGTGATTTGAATGGCGCTTTGGATGAGGGCATTTGCGATTCGGTGAATGATCCCGAAAATGGCGTTGAAGCGGGCGCTTGCCATTGCAAGACCAATGTGAAGGGCCGTCGTTGCAATCTCTGTAAAGATGGATTCTGGAACTTGTTGCCCGAAAATCCCGATGGTTGTGAGCAATGCACATGCAATACGCTGGGCACTATTGATAATTCGGGCTGTAATATGTACACCGGTGAGTGCACGTGCAAACGATTGGTTACCGGCAAGGATTGCAATCAATGCGCACCACAAACTTACGGCCTCTCGGAGTCGGAGGATGGTTGTACACCGTGCGCTTGCGATGTTGGTGGCTCATATGACAATTTCTGCGACGTTATAACGGGTCAATGTCGCTGCCGCCCACATATGACTGGACGCAATTGCTCACAGCCGAAGCAGAATTACTTCATACCACCATTGCATGTCGTACACGATGTTGAATTTGCCGATGTGTGCGTATCGCTTAATAATAATGGTAATTGCACTGTTGTGCCATATCAACCACTGCCCGATCGTTTGCCCGACTACACCGGTATCGGTTTCACACGTGTACCGGAAAACTCGGAATTTATAATAACTGTTGACGATATACCGAGCTCCATGCCCTACGATGTGGTGATACGTTATCAGACCACCTCACGTGATGACTGGGAGAAAGCCTATATAACACTCGTACGTAATGACGAAGTAGATCCAAATGGTGTTTGCGCACTCAGTGTACAACCCGGTTCGAGTGTGTACGAAACACGTATACCATTTACTCTACCCGAACGCGATCGTCAAGTTGTGGCTCTACGCAATGTTTGTCTGGAAGCGAACAAAGTGTATAAGTTCAAAATACATTTCGAACGACGTCGCCAAAATGAAGACAATCCCTCCGCGACAATTATGATTGACTCACTGACGCTGGTGCCACGCATTGAAGTGACATCAGTATTTACCGGCTCAATTGCTGCCGATCTACGTCGTCGCGAATATATACAAATGGGCTGCAATCAGTCGCTGTACGACATGCGTTACACCAACATTGTGGATCCACGTTGCCGAGACTTGGAGAACTTTGCCAGCACAGAAATACATGATGGCGCGAGTATGTGTAACTGTAATCCGACAGGTGCGCTGAGTAAGGAATGTGATCCACATGGTGGTTTTTGTCAGTGCAAACCAAATGTGATGGGCCGTCAGTGCGATCAATGTGCTCCTGGCACCTATGGCTTCGGACCGGAAGGCTGTAAAGCTTGTGACTGTAATAGTATTGGCTCGAAAGACAACAACTGTGACCTAATCACTGGTCAGTGCGCTTGCCATCCCAATACCTACGGACGTGAGTGCGATCAGTGTCAACCGGGTTATTGGAACTTCCCCAACTGTCAGTCGTGCGAATGTAATGGTCATGCTCAGCAATGTGACGCCCACACCGGTCAGTGTATCAACTGTTTGGACTTCACAAGCGGTTATGGTTGTGACGCTTGTTTGGAAGGCTATTACGGCAATCCCTTGTTGGGCAGTGAGATAGGCTGTCGCGCTTGCCGTTGCCCAGACACAGTTGCCAGCGGCAATACGCATGCTGAAGGTTGCTCGCTTGATACACGCAATAACAACATGATTTGTCATTGCAAAGAGGGTTATGACGGTGGACGTTGTGAGGTTTGCGCTGACAATTACTTCGGCGATGCCGAGACACCAGGCGGCTCCTGCCAAAAATGTGACTGTAGCAACAATATCGATCTTTATGATACCGGCAATTGTGATCGACGCACTGGACAGTGTTTGAAGTGTCTTTACGACACGACTGGCGACCATTGTGAACTCTGTCGCAATGGTTATTTCGGCGATGCGCTACAACAGAACTGCGTACAATGCGACTGTGACTTTTTGGGTACGAATAAAACGATTATGCATTGCGATCGCTTTACCGGCCAATGTCCGTGCTTGCCAAATGTGCAGGGCATACGTTGCGATGAGTGCGCGGTGAATCATTGGAAGATCGCTTCCGGTGAAGGTTGCGAGGCTTGTGAATGTGATCCCATCGGTTCTCTATCTGAACAATGTAACCGTTATACCGGTCAATGTGAGTGCAGAGATGGTTTTGGTGGACGTGCATGCAATCAATGCCAATCGAACTACTGGGGCAATCCGAACGAAAAATGTCAACCCTGCGAATGCGATCCTTATGGCTCGGCGGACTTCCAATGCGATCGTGAGACTGGACAGTGTGTCTGTCACGAAGGCATGGGCGGCTATAAGTGCAATGAGTGTGCGCGTGGTTATCAAGGACGCTTCCCGCATTGCGCACCTTGCGGCGAATGCTTCAACAATTGGGATTTGATTTTACATGGTTTGGAAGACGCTACCGCAGAGGCCATACAACGTGCAAAGGAGATCAAATTAGTTGGCGCTACCGGTGCATATACCGCAGAGTTCAGCACTTTGGATAAGAAGTTGCAGAATATACGGGATCTGTTACAAAATACCACTGTTAGTTTGCACGACATTGATGCTTTGGATAAGGAAGGCGCGGAACTCAAGGAGAAACTGCAGGCCTCACACAGTAAACTGCTAGAGACCGAAGAGAACTTAGAGAATATACACTCATCTTTGAGTCTATCCACTGTCGAGCTCGAAGCGTTACGTAATCAATCTGAGCTCGTGAAGAAATTGTCAAAAGAACTCAAAGAGAATGGCATACAACTGCAGGAATCTAACATCGAAGGAGCACTGAATCTAACACGAAATGCATTCGAGCGTGTATTGGACTTGTCTACAGTGAAGAATGAAGCCGAAGACTTTGCGACCAACACAGATCGCAACTGTAAGCGCGTTGAAACGCTATCGAATAAGATAAAGGATGAACAAGCTACGATCACAGCCAATGATGGCATTATTGCTGACTATCGCGACGAGCTATCAACGCTAACCAGCATGATACCCGGTTTGAATAATGAAGTGTGCGATAAGAGCGGCGATCCATGCGATTCGCTTTGTGGCGGCGCCGGTTGCGGTTCCTGTGGCGGTCTGTCTTGCGAACATGGCGCACTAACACGTACCGAAAAGGCACTTAAAGTGGCTAAAGACACTGAACAAataattaaagataaaaaagaCGTGGCCGATCAGACTATACGTTCACTCTTCCAAGCTAAAGTCAACGCGTCCGAAGGTTATCAGAAGGCAAAGAGCGCCTTCGAAGATGCCGAACGCTACCTCAATCGCACCAATGAGAACATTAAGAAGGGTGAAGCTACGATAGAGCAACTGAATAATTTCATAAACAATAACACTGCACTGCCCAGCGAAAGTAGGGACATTGCACTGCAAACACTCATGCTGGACCTGAAATTGGATCCCGAAGAGATACAAGTGTTGGGTGGTAAAATCAATGACGCTGTATCCTCACTCAAAAATGTCGAATCTATCATTTACAACACGCGTGGTGATCTTGCGCGCGTAAACGAACTGCAAGCGAAAGCCAACACGACCAAAGAAACTGCCAACGAAATATTAGATACTGCCAATTCGGTAGTGAAGAATCTCGACGATGCTGACGCCTCACAACTGAAGGCCATCGACGCCATATCACAAGCCAATGTAAATATCGAACTTGCAGCCAAGGATTTGGATCAAATCGATCTGGAGACTAGCGAAGCGGAAGCGCCAGCCAATGCAACAGCACAACAGGTTGAAGAGCTGGCCAAACAGGTTAGCCGCATACAAAAGAATATACTTAAGAATGAATTGGACGCCAAGGAAATCAAGAACGAAGCGATTGCAGTCAAAGAGGCCGCCTTGAAGGGACGCGAATACTCCAATCAATTGCAATCCGCCACGAATTTGGTCAATCAAACGCTAACTGATCGTGCGCGCAGCTCGGAGAGCGCACGTGAACGCGCCAAGAAACTGTTGCAACGCGCCTCCAAACTGACCGTTGACACCAACGACAAGCTGAGTCAACTGCAAGTGATGCAAGACGTCTACTTGGAGAAGAATAATACTTTGCAAAAATTACAGGACGCTTTGAAGCCGCTCAACGATGAGCTCACTCTGTCGCTGCAGCAAATCCAAGAGCATGCCGACCGCTACAGGCTGTGCACCGGCTAA
- the LOC120768998 gene encoding EH domain-containing and endocytosis protein 1-like isoform X1 gives MPRSSSSKANRNDLVSKSNKLQENNMKSTERNAAARNSPERVFVNSLIIQEALETFINRHRSSLQKLTELNSKLGQQNSLLNVQINNQHGTILALNEKIAAGEKELTKYKEEQTRLMESKSLLRAELLTFKKRCGELMISNENELKECGEKEAVLRNEVGIFNEGMYGYKRITVSLNLQLDVIRQELQAKHAELDNNNSELVKTRIEINESKLQLEQQQKSINDLQDELLQKDKTINTLRKEHVDYKTETEKTINKMREIQQIFYPNATNPLPHIQRNDETRSTQPVSITVQPRPQSRAALKRSSTSSSSDTDVDNEERALLRGWRPTRNVKSLPTRSESGRGSTDIPPTSESGVEVITHKRSRR, from the exons TAAAGCAAATCGCAACGACTTAGTATCAAAGTCAAATAAATTACAAGAAAACAACATGAAGTCCACTGAAAGAAATGCAGCTGCAAGAAATAGCCCTGAGAGAGTGTTTGTTAATTCACTAATTATTCAAGAGGCGCTAGAAACGTTCATAAATCGCCATCGTAGCAGTTTACAAAAACTAACGGAACTAAATAGTAAGCTGGGTCAACAAAACTCTCTTTTAAATGTACAAATTAACAATCAACATGGCACCATATTGGCGCTAAATGAAAA aatTGCCGCTGGCGAAAAAGAGCTCACCAAATACAAAGAAGAGCAAACTCGTTTGATGGAAAGTAAAAGTTTGCTGCGCGCTGAATTGTTGACTTTTAAAAAGCGCTGTGGTGAATTGATGATTTCCAATGAAAATGAGCTGAAGGAGTGTGGTGAAAAGGAGGCGGTGTTGAGAAATGAGGTGGGTATATTTAATGAAGGAATGTATGGATATAAAAGAATAACTGTATCTCTTAACTTGCAGCTTGATGTAATTCGTCAAGAATTGCAAGCCAAGCACGCTGAATTGGACAATAACAACTCGGAGCTAGTAAAAACACGAATCGAAATCAATGAAAGCAAACTGCAGCTGGAGCAACAGCAG AAATCAATCAATGATTTGCAGGATGAACTGTTGCAAAAAGATAAAACCATTAATACCTTGCGTAAAGAACACGTTGATTATAAAACTGAAACAGAG AAAACCATCAATAAAATGCGTGAAATCCAACAAATCTTTTACCCGAATGCCACAAATCCCTTGCCGCATATACAACGAAACGACGAGACTCGCTCTACG CAACCTGTCAGCATTACTGTACAGCCGAGACCTCAGAGCCGCGCTGCCTTAAAGCGCAGTTCGACGTCTTCTTCTTCGGATACAGATGTGGATAATGAGGAGCGCGCATTGCTGCGCGGTTGGAGACCAACAAGaaatgtt AAAAGCCTACCGACGCGATCTGAAAGTGGTAGAGGTTCAACG GATATTCCACCAACATCAGAAAGCGGTGTTGAAGTAATCACACATAAACGTTCACGGCGTTAG
- the LOC120768998 gene encoding EH domain-containing and endocytosis protein 1-like isoform X3, with amino-acid sequence MPRSSSSKANRNDLVSKSNKLQENNMKSTERNAAARNSPERVFVNSLIIQEALETFINRHRSSLQKLTELNSKLGQQNSLLNVQINNQHGTILALNEKIAAGEKELTKYKEEQTRLMESKSLLRAELLTFKKRCGELMISNENELKECGEKEAVLRNELDVIRQELQAKHAELDNNNSELVKTRIEINESKLQLEQQQKSINDLQDELLQKDKTINTLRKEHVDYKTETEKTINKMREIQQIFYPNATNPLPHIQRNDETRSTQPVSITVQPRPQSRAALKRSSTSSSSDTDVDNEERALLRGWRPTRNVKSLPTRSESGRGSTDIPPTSESGVEVITHKRSRR; translated from the exons TAAAGCAAATCGCAACGACTTAGTATCAAAGTCAAATAAATTACAAGAAAACAACATGAAGTCCACTGAAAGAAATGCAGCTGCAAGAAATAGCCCTGAGAGAGTGTTTGTTAATTCACTAATTATTCAAGAGGCGCTAGAAACGTTCATAAATCGCCATCGTAGCAGTTTACAAAAACTAACGGAACTAAATAGTAAGCTGGGTCAACAAAACTCTCTTTTAAATGTACAAATTAACAATCAACATGGCACCATATTGGCGCTAAATGAAAA aatTGCCGCTGGCGAAAAAGAGCTCACCAAATACAAAGAAGAGCAAACTCGTTTGATGGAAAGTAAAAGTTTGCTGCGCGCTGAATTGTTGACTTTTAAAAAGCGCTGTGGTGAATTGATGATTTCCAATGAAAATGAGCTGAAGGAGTGTGGTGAAAAGGAGGCGGTGTTGAGAAATGAG CTTGATGTAATTCGTCAAGAATTGCAAGCCAAGCACGCTGAATTGGACAATAACAACTCGGAGCTAGTAAAAACACGAATCGAAATCAATGAAAGCAAACTGCAGCTGGAGCAACAGCAG AAATCAATCAATGATTTGCAGGATGAACTGTTGCAAAAAGATAAAACCATTAATACCTTGCGTAAAGAACACGTTGATTATAAAACTGAAACAGAG AAAACCATCAATAAAATGCGTGAAATCCAACAAATCTTTTACCCGAATGCCACAAATCCCTTGCCGCATATACAACGAAACGACGAGACTCGCTCTACG CAACCTGTCAGCATTACTGTACAGCCGAGACCTCAGAGCCGCGCTGCCTTAAAGCGCAGTTCGACGTCTTCTTCTTCGGATACAGATGTGGATAATGAGGAGCGCGCATTGCTGCGCGGTTGGAGACCAACAAGaaatgtt AAAAGCCTACCGACGCGATCTGAAAGTGGTAGAGGTTCAACG GATATTCCACCAACATCAGAAAGCGGTGTTGAAGTAATCACACATAAACGTTCACGGCGTTAG
- the LOC120768998 gene encoding EH domain-containing and endocytosis protein 1-like isoform X2: MPRSSSSKANRNDLVSKSNKLQENNMKSTERNAAARNSPERVFVNSLIIQEALETFINRHRSSLQKLTELNSKLGQQNSLLNVQINNQHGTILALNEKIAAGEKELTKYKEEQTRLMESKSLLRAELLTFKKRCGELMISNENELKECGEKEAVLRNEVGIFNEGMYGYKRITVSLNLQLDVIRQELQAKHAELDNNNSELVKTRIEINESKLQLEQQQKSINDLQDELLQKDKTINTLRKEHVDYKTETEKTINKMREIQQIFYPNATNPLPHIQRNDETRSTQPVSITVQPRPQSRAALKRSSTSSSSDTDVDNEERALLRGWRPTRNKSLPTRSESGRGSTDIPPTSESGVEVITHKRSRR, translated from the exons TAAAGCAAATCGCAACGACTTAGTATCAAAGTCAAATAAATTACAAGAAAACAACATGAAGTCCACTGAAAGAAATGCAGCTGCAAGAAATAGCCCTGAGAGAGTGTTTGTTAATTCACTAATTATTCAAGAGGCGCTAGAAACGTTCATAAATCGCCATCGTAGCAGTTTACAAAAACTAACGGAACTAAATAGTAAGCTGGGTCAACAAAACTCTCTTTTAAATGTACAAATTAACAATCAACATGGCACCATATTGGCGCTAAATGAAAA aatTGCCGCTGGCGAAAAAGAGCTCACCAAATACAAAGAAGAGCAAACTCGTTTGATGGAAAGTAAAAGTTTGCTGCGCGCTGAATTGTTGACTTTTAAAAAGCGCTGTGGTGAATTGATGATTTCCAATGAAAATGAGCTGAAGGAGTGTGGTGAAAAGGAGGCGGTGTTGAGAAATGAGGTGGGTATATTTAATGAAGGAATGTATGGATATAAAAGAATAACTGTATCTCTTAACTTGCAGCTTGATGTAATTCGTCAAGAATTGCAAGCCAAGCACGCTGAATTGGACAATAACAACTCGGAGCTAGTAAAAACACGAATCGAAATCAATGAAAGCAAACTGCAGCTGGAGCAACAGCAG AAATCAATCAATGATTTGCAGGATGAACTGTTGCAAAAAGATAAAACCATTAATACCTTGCGTAAAGAACACGTTGATTATAAAACTGAAACAGAG AAAACCATCAATAAAATGCGTGAAATCCAACAAATCTTTTACCCGAATGCCACAAATCCCTTGCCGCATATACAACGAAACGACGAGACTCGCTCTACG CAACCTGTCAGCATTACTGTACAGCCGAGACCTCAGAGCCGCGCTGCCTTAAAGCGCAGTTCGACGTCTTCTTCTTCGGATACAGATGTGGATAATGAGGAGCGCGCATTGCTGCGCGGTTGGAGACCAACAAGaaat AAAAGCCTACCGACGCGATCTGAAAGTGGTAGAGGTTCAACG GATATTCCACCAACATCAGAAAGCGGTGTTGAAGTAATCACACATAAACGTTCACGGCGTTAG
- the LOC120768263 gene encoding trimethyllysine dioxygenase, mitochondrial, with protein MIQIKHSRSGKTLKINTFWLRDHCRCSDCYNTETKQRKYNLLDIPKTVKPTRTEYIKDGLQYEVHWSDGHTSVYDIDFLHDAQVEHIVAHAEDSTVRVPWNQPFIVAHEAHLRTTLAELVSSEVAVRKIVQSLIRYGIAFIDGVPPNTTMTEMAVRRIFPPMKTFFGEMYTFSDVQDHADTAYTKQYLGLHTDNTYFCDAAGLQSLHCIQHVNGTGGENFFADGLHAARELRHQNPRAFEILTRVAVPAEYIEDGQYHKHSAPIIRVDPVSGEIVQLRLNVYDRAQFDSIPQAEMQDFYESFREYLEIVQRIENQWTFKLHPGTVLIFDNWRVFHGRHAYTGQRTMTGCYVQRTDFLSKARVLGIID; from the exons ATGATACAAATTAAACACAGTCGCAGTGGCAAAACGCTGAAAATCAATACATTTTGGCTACGTGATCACTGTCGCTGCAGCGATTGCTACAACACGGAGACCAAGCAACGCAAATACAATCTGCTGGACATACCGAAAACCGTGAAACCGACAAGGACTGAATACATCAAGGATGGACTGCAATATGAAGTGCACT GGAGTGATGGCCATACATCCGTTTATGATATCGATTTCCTGCACGACGCGCAAGTTGAACATATCGTGGCGCACGCCGAGGACTCTACTGTGCGCGTACCCTGGAATCAGCCGTTTATTGTCGCGCACGAAGCGCACTTGCGCACCACACTCGCCGAGCTGGTGAGCTCCGAAGTGGCAGTGCGTAAAATTGTGCAAAGTCTGATACGTTACGGCATCGCTTTCATTGATGGCGTACCGCCGAACACCACAATGACCGAAATGGCGGTGCGTCGCATCTTTCCGCCGATGAAAACATTTTTCGGCGAAATGTACACCTTCTCCGATGTACAGGATCACGCTGATACCGCCTACACCAAACAATACCTCGGTCTACATACGGACAACACGTATTTCTGCGATGCTGCGGGCCTGCAATCGTTGCATTGCATCCAACATGTTAACGGCACGGGAGGTGAGAATTTCTTCGCGGACGGTTTGCATGCAGCGCGCGAATTGAGGCATCAAAATCCGCGCGCTTTTGAGATACTAACGCGTGTCGCCGTGCCGGCGGAGTATATTGAGGATGGACAATATCATAAGCATTCTGCACCGATTATACGCGTGGATCCGGTGAGTGGTGAAATAGTGCAGCTCCGCTTGAATGTATACGATCGCGCACAATTCGATAGCATACCACAAGCGGAAATGCAAGATTTCTACGAAAGTTTCCGTGAATATTTGGAGATCGTGCAACGCATCGAGAATCAATGGACTTTCAAATTACATCCTGGCACTGTGTTGATTTTCGATAACTGGCGTGTGTTTCACGGCCGACATGCGTACACGGGTCAACGCACCATGACTGGTTGTTATGTACAGCGGACGGACTTTTTGAGCAAGGCGCGCGTACTGGGCATCATCGATTGA